Below is a genomic region from Dioscorea cayenensis subsp. rotundata cultivar TDr96_F1 chromosome 14, TDr96_F1_v2_PseudoChromosome.rev07_lg8_w22 25.fasta, whole genome shotgun sequence.
AATTACAGAAAGCATAACATCATTTAGCACAGTTGCATTTTAATTCAACCTTTAGATCAGATATGAAGGGGAACTATCATCCTTACAAATCTGTCTGACAAAATCTTGTTTAACAAACAGGTAAAAGGAAGCACAATCACCTGAATTGAAAATACATCCTCGATTGGCATGAGGAAGGGTTTGTCAAGCTGGCGTATGGGATCTGGTATGTACTCATCAACAGCATTCATTAATTTCAGAATTGCCTTCTTCCCTATTTCTTCATTAGTCCCTTGCAAAGCTGACAAAGCTGAACCACGAATGATTGGGATTTCATCCCCAGGGAATTTGTAGAAGCTTAGAAGCTCTGTAAACAGGAAACAGGAACATATCATGTTCCATAATAACAGAGGAGGTCATGAATAATTCAATGAATGTATGAGAATTCGTCAATTTGAAACTCAAGGAGCACAAACCACGCAGTTCCATCTCAACAAGTTCCAGCAACTCTGGATCATCAACAGCATCAACCTTATTTAGAAAGCATACAAGTGAGGGCACACCAACCTGTAGAGCAGAAAAGCAGAGATGAAGATTTACACTCACCCCCATTCTAAAGATTAGATAGATTGATTATAGATGGTATTTACAACATCACAAAAAGCAACCAAGAAAACTGTGGATCGTTACTCACTTGACGGGCAAGCAGAATATGTTCTTTAGTTTGTGGCATTGGTCCATCTGGAGCAGATACAACAAGAATGCCACCATCCATTTGAGCTGCTCCAGTAATCATATTCTGTTATTGAACCAAAAAATACATAGATGTTTAAGGAATACAGTTGAATGGAGAGCATTCATACATGAAACGTTCACGTAGACACAGGTAAATCAAGAAACATTTCATACAAAAGTCAGATTAAAGAATTCCACTTCCTGGAAATTCTTCATGCTTTGAAGAGAATCAGAAAACAAAAGGGGCTTCTACCACTGGGGCAAGAAGTAATTTATTTGCTGATATAGTCATATAGTCATATAAACAAAATGTTGTCAGCAGCCCATGAACTCCAGTTTAAATGTATAGCAATCAATCTCCAATGATACGCTACACctaaattcataattatatacacacacacacacatatatacatataaaggaTTTGAGAATAATAAGCAACTGAAGAATATACCTTGCAGCAATATACAAATTGATTATATTGTTCATTAACAGATACCAACTGGCCAAGCTTATTGGCTGACTAATAGAAATAAGCTAAATTCCCTTATTTTCCAGTTTAACCATATACTAGCTCTAACCTTCAGTGCATCACCTGTTCAACCATATAATAGATCTAACATTTAACACATCACGTTCCATAAGTTTCACCTGTCTAATGTTCAAAGAGGCGCATTGGCACTGCCATGGCCTGCTTGAAGCAAGTTACAGTTACTCGCATTTTTCACTGAGAAGGAATAAACTAGACTGTATGAAGCTTATAGTCTTGCATAGTCTCCACTTCTAAATGATGATTTCCATATTTCAAGACAACACAGTGATTCACAAATTAGAGAGACACAATATGCATTATAGTACTATGCAAGAAAAATTCTTGTTCTCATTTGTATATGTTACCCAGGAATTCTAACATTCACAagaaatatatagaaataaaaagaaagaaacaaaaaaagacaGACAGTTAGACTTACAATCAAGTAGGGTAACTAGAGTAAAAAACCTTTAGTTTTCCAGCTTCTGCAATCTATTAACTGCAACCACTCTATAATAACACCTCTAGTATTTGTATGATCTCTTCCGAGTTGAGCTGAAAGGCTccttttttttgtattctttcaggtggtgtttgtttcaagggatttggagttacatgttaactccaaatcccttatcTTTTTAAACTTGGTGTTTGTTTTGAGGTATTTCATTTTCCATGTGCTTATGAAATCCCATCATTGAGGGATTTTGTCAAATCCCGGGAGTTCaaaaccaatgtatatatattcatacatgcatacacatacacatacgcatacatttatacacatatgttttccaattccagatttacaaatctctccaaacaaacataatattttataatacagtaattccagttacatccactgcatttagaattacatctaaccaaacgctACTTTATAGACTTTTGTAGCTGATATTACTGTAGCgatgtattatattttaaatataagacatttctttaagagaaatttaaaaataatatattgtatTAACTTGATATTAATCTATCATCGTGATCTCTTAAGGCTTAAATTTCACAACCAGCCTTACTGGGGTTTGAGAACCCTGCCATACACGTTTGTCATTTTACATACGGATACACATTATCATTTAGAACCCAGAAACACCACCTTCCGATGTTATCCCTCATCCCTTTTTCCATAATCACCACTTTAAAACTCTTTGTAGTACCTATATTCCATGTACACTATAAATAATTTTCGCTTGGTTGATTGCATAATCTCAAAGTTAAGAAATCGGTGTAGCACAAACTACAGATACCGTGATCACacataacaaagaaaaattgcTGAATTTACCTTAACATAATCTGCATGACCCAGGGCAGTCCACATGAGCATAATGCCGCTTAGCAGTCTCATACTCCACATGGGCCTGCAAAATCAGAGATAACGACCATTTTATTTCTGCAACAAATACATTCTTGACTCTCTAAGtcattgaaaagaaaagacaCATCCATACCGTTGCAATTGTAATTCCCCTGGCTTTTTCCTCTGGAGCCTTTGTCGATCTCATCAAAGGCAACTGCCTTTTGCTTTTCCCTCTTCAGCCAACACCTGTCAAGAGAACCACTGAAAATATCTAAACTAAAGCCTTGCAAGATAAACACCACTCATTAATTAATACTAtactttcaaattttgaaaacattgattAGTTGGAGTGTTAGAGAAGATCATCCAGCGGCTCCACCTTAGTTATAGCTGCTGTTAGAGTAGTTTTCCCATGGTCAACATGCCCAATGGTTCCAACATTCACATGAGGCTTCCTGAGGTAACAAATTTGACACAATAAGTCGCAGGGTTTAGTGTTTAGGCATGGATTGAGTAGTATATGCAATAGATGGCAAACTTTACTAAGTAAAACAGCGATCAAACTCAGTGATCactatgccaaaaaaaaatccCACAAGATATTATTGCAACTTTAAATAAAGAGTACAGTTCCATCAGTAACCATAACATATCTAAAGAATTAAAAAACGCATCTTGCTATCACATGCACTGATATTCACATCAAAATAAGAAACCACGCGGCATCTACAGCTAAATCGAATCATATACACAAAGAAACACAATGAAAGCTGAGCATGGATTAAAAtcgaatgaaagaaaaaaaaaagatcacaaAGGAATAAAAGAACATAGATTCGAACTATGGAAAAGAGAACGTACGTGCGGGTGAAGGTGGCCATGAATCTCCTCCACAAGTGCGGGGATTCCAGAGCCGTCCCTCCATTCACGCCGGACAATAGCGTTCGAGACGGCTCAACGCTTGATATCGCACCCCGGCAGCACGAGTGGTAGTAGGAAGCAGCGTAGGAGGAGGAAAGGAGGAGTCGCCGGGAATCAGGGTTCCTGAGAGCGGCAGCGGCAGCCATTGCCGAAGACGAAGATGGGCGGAGAGAAAGCTCTGGACTTTTTGAGGGGTTTTGCTTGGATTGTTCTTTTggttctagggttttgtttcttGGGCTAATGGGCCTCATTCATAAGCCACAGGCCCATAAGTATTGATTACTGATCACAAGCCATTTATAAGCCACAGGCCCATTACTCTTGAGTACTGATCAGGAGGCAACATTGGCAATGCGTACTAATTGTTGGGAGATTATTATTTGATCCAACTGCTTCATgctaattaactttttttaaatatttgtatttttttttataaagagtTGCCTGGACCCAATTTATATACCACACCATCTTACTAATAAACAGAATCggtattttactttttatcaattaaaaataatcagtgattattcacatttaaaaaaacaaataattattataaaaaaacatatttttaacgGAATCATATGCTATGAAAATGTTGGTTTTGTGATAATTATATCTTTGTCAGCATCACCGGATCTCATTAAGAATATTtgtttctcatatatatatatatatatatatatatatatatatatgaggttgaATCATCTACTAACATTTGTAGATTTGAAATTTACAGCAAacatttataaacaaaaccaaaactaaTCAACCCAACTAACCCATAATTAGATCTCACTGTAGCACCTTAATTAATATTGTGCACCATGCAACTCCCGCATAAAACCTTTGATCACTATGCCATTGTGATAGTAGGTGGAAATTtaagacaatattttttttttataaatgtgataAGCGCTGTTAATAAAAAGGACATGTGTACAAACCTAAAAATGATAATTCAACTTGTGTGCTCATATTTACCATGAAGTTTCGGGTTTACAGTGAAATTTGGGTTTGTAACACGAACCCATATTGAAAATTTGTTATTACCACTAAAATAAACAAGACttaaattagaaatatttgattaagtcacatttattttttccaatgaGACTAATGGCGCTGGCTTGACAATCACAtagtatttatttaaacaacaacctgaataaagtggataaaccacaaatttattagaaaaaaagagaggCAGAGAGAACAAAAGTCTGAGTAAAATAAACCAAAGCGgcagaaaacaacaataaaaagttTGGTATCCTCACCAGGGATGAGAATAACAGTAAACAGAACtagaataaaaaacaacaataatgaagATGAGGGAAAAGATAGCGAGATGGTCGTGAAGTCCACCATCCGGAGACAAAGGCGATCCGAAAGCAACAAAAGAGAAGCAGATTACTCCCGGTCTGTGGTATGCGCCATTTCTCATGTAGAGTCAGTGGATCTGGAGCTCAGGAAGTTAAGAGAACGCTTGATCTTCGAGCGAGCATCGGATAGTTCTGTTGAGCGAGCACCGAGCCAGCAGTAATCCAAGAGAGAAGCATGTTAGCTGTCTTATAGAGTATAGAAGTAATGgatgaaaattttttgttaaaaatacgATTGCTGCGTTCCAGCCAGGTGTTCCAGAATATGGCTCTAGTGCATAGGTCCGAGAGTATCCTTGAGGTAGAATTTAAGGAGGGGATCCAAGTGGTCCAGATGTTGTAGACAGAGGTTGGGAGAGTAGCAACATCTAATAGACCTCGGAAAAAAGACCAAATTCTCTCCGAAAACGAACAATCAATAAAAAGATGATCTACTGTTTCTGAGTTATTATGACAGAGAATACATGTGTCAGTAGCATTAGGATTGCAACCTTTTTTGAAAAGATTATCgagagtaagaattttgttttctcagGCAAGCTaacaaaataatgttattttgctAGGGGTATTTGTCTTCCAGAATTTGGAATAAAGTTGACTGCGAATTcctccatcaattaagaaattatagaaaGATTTGACAGAGAAGGTTCCATTTTTATCAAGAGACCAGGTATAAGAATCCTCTTGATCAATTGCAGATCAGGAAAAGAATTCATGATCACGAGTAAAGTCATCAGCGGAGGTCGTCACGAATGGATTACAACCGAATTAATTATGTGAATAAATTGTCTTAAAAGTAATCCAAGGACAAGAGCGATCAAGAAAAGTGATGTCCAACGGTCTTTTTGGGGATTGACCCTCAAGCCATTTATCATACGGAATAGAGTTTTGTCGCCATTTCCAATTGATTTGGATATGCAGAATCGAAAGGAGGGTAGAATGGTATTAATTCCAGTccagaagaaagatttatttcttggtgggAGATGATATAAAATATCAGGAGCATCTCTTATCACATAGTTGGCAAAGACAATTTTTGTCCAACAGGAGACCGGCTTGGTGGTgagcttccaccaccactttcctaATAAAGCATTATTGAAAACCTGGAGATCAAGGATACCCCAACCTCCCATTCTACGGGGCCTACAAATTCTTTTCCAGGCATCAACCTTATTCCCTTAGACCCCATATCTAGACCcttccaaagaaaatctctctTGATTTTATCGATCTCGTGGATTACCCAGGCTGGTAATTTGAAGACTGACATCCAGTAGACTGGGAGAGATGATAAAACAGAGTTGATGAGGGTAAGACGACCCCCCAGAGAAAGATAATTTGCTTTCCATGGAGTGAGCCTAGAACGAATGGATTCAATTAACTTTGTCCAGTCTTGTCGTCTAGGTCGTCGACCCGTAAGTGGTATACCCAGGTATGTAATTGGGAGACAATCTCTATTGCAATTAAGTATTCTAGCTGAGGAGAAGTGTGGTTGATAACCAAAATTAGTGGAATACAGACAGCTTTTAGAATAGTTAATTGAAAGAGATAAAgtattaatttgatgattttaaGGTCTTCATGCCCTCTCGCAGAGAAAATCAGTAGATCATCTACATATTGTAGTTGACAGATGTTGTTTGAATGATCAAGTTGAACTCCAACCAATACTTTAGAGTTGATAGCATGGGTAAACATAGCACTAAGAGTATCAGCCGCTAAAGCAAATAACAGAGGAGAAAGAGGGTCACCTTGTCTTAACCCTCTTTTGCATCGAATATAACCCTGAGGTGAACCATTAATAAGTATTTGAGTTTTAGCAGTTGAGAGAATAGTGTGTATCCAAGAAATCCAGCGATTGCCAAAACCTCTGGCCCTTAGAATCTCAAGTAGAAAATTCCAGTCTAGAGAGTCAAAAGCTTTGGCGAAGTCCACTTTAAAGGCAAAGCCAagaagtttcttttttttgaagGTTAAAAATCACTTCTTGAGCAGCAATTATGTTATCTGCAATGCATCTGCCCTTAATGAATCCAGATTGAGAATTGTCAACTAGATCCCCAATCTTATAACTCAGCCTAGAAGCAaggattttggaaatgattttacaaGTAGAGTTAATAAGACTGATGGGTCTAAAGTCGGAGACCTCATTAGAAGCATTTGATTTGGCAATAAGAGCAATGTGAACCCAATTAAGTCGTTCAAAATTAATGGAACCGTCATAAAAATCACGACAAAGGTTGATGAGATCCTCATGAATGAGGCTCCAgtgtttttggaaaaagaaaattggGAATCCATCTAGACCTGGGGCCTTATCTGCGTTTAAATCAAACACgacatttttaatttcttcagttgagaatggaAGTTCAAGTGAAgaaagatcaactctatctttgaaattaaatagataatgcCAGCTGAACATGAAACGATGAGTTATTGGGGTGCCAAGTAGGGCTTGAAAATGTTCAGTGAAGACTTCCCCAATTTCTTGATTTCCTTCAATCCAACTCCTGTTACTTCTAATTCGGGGAATAAGGTTTTTATTCCTTCTGCCATTAGCAAGTAAgtgaaaaaaattttgtgtttgcatCTCCCTCTTTAAGCCATGTAATTCGGGATCGCTGTTTCCAAAAGATCTCCTCTTGTTTTAGTAAAGTGTATAGTTCAGATCTGATATGAGTTAAACGATTGGAATCATCCTCAGAAAGTGTCCCTCTTTCATGTAAGGAATCAAGTGAAT
It encodes:
- the LOC120276010 gene encoding LOW QUALITY PROTEIN: elongation factor Tu, mitochondrial-like (The sequence of the model RefSeq protein was modified relative to this genomic sequence to represent the inferred CDS: deleted 3 bases in 3 codons), with product MAAAAALRNPDSRRLLLSSSYAASYYHSCCRGAISSVEPSRTLLSGVNGGTALESPHLWRRFMATFTRTKPHVNVGTIGHVDHGKTTLTAAITKVLAEEGKAKAVAFDEIDKAPEEKARGITIATAHVEYETAKRHYAHVDCPGHADYVKNMITGAAQMDGGILVVSAPDGPMPQTKEHILLARQVGVPSLVCFLNKVDAVDDPELLELVEMELRELLSFYKFPGDEIPIIRGSALSALQGTNEEIGKKAILKLMNAVDEYIPDPIRQLDKPFLMPIEDVFSIQGRGTVVTGRVEQGTIKTGEDVEILGLMQGGPLKTTVTGVEMFKKILDHGEAGDNVGLLLRGLKRGDVQRGQVVCKPGSLKTYKKFEAEIYVLTKDEGGRHTAFFSNYRPQFYMRTADITGKVELPENVKMVMPGDNVTAMFELISAVPLEAGQRFALREGGRTVGAGVVSKVIS